In one window of Paracholeplasma morum DNA:
- a CDS encoding aldehyde dehydrogenase family protein, protein MQTLLSLQQTYFKTQTTKSYEFRIEALKRLKRSIQKHETEILEALYKDLGKNEMEAYSTEVGYVLHSINFMMKRLKKWMRVKKVKTPLYMLNTKSYILHEPLGSVLIIGPYNYPFQLVIEPLIGAISAGNTAIVKVSEFAPHTENILEIILGEAFEKSYVTLVKGDYRVNQQLVSMKFDHIFFTGSTHVGKLIYQEAAKNLVPVTLELGGKSPTIVCKDSDIQEAATRIAFGKFTNAGQTCIAPDYIYVDKHIEQPFVEALKMAIRKMYPNEADFTNVIPRHVKRVSSLIDKEKVTFQPHFESKIAPTIIQNVTWQDDVMQEEIFGPILPILTFDHIDEVIEVLISKEKPLALYLFTKDKALQKKILKTLSFGGGAINDTLMHVANPYLPFGGIGFSGIGHYHGYYSFELFSKKKGYIKKGKWDLGIQYPPYSSFKKRLIKFFLK, encoded by the coding sequence ATGCAAACACTTCTATCTTTACAACAAACCTATTTTAAAACCCAAACAACTAAATCCTATGAATTCCGTATCGAGGCGCTAAAACGATTAAAAAGATCGATTCAGAAACACGAGACAGAAATTCTAGAGGCTCTATATAAAGATTTAGGAAAAAATGAGATGGAGGCCTACTCTACTGAGGTAGGGTATGTCCTACATTCGATTAACTTTATGATGAAAAGACTCAAAAAATGGATGCGTGTCAAAAAGGTAAAAACCCCTCTATACATGCTGAATACTAAATCCTACATTCTTCATGAACCCCTTGGATCTGTACTCATAATCGGACCCTATAATTATCCTTTTCAATTAGTTATAGAACCACTCATCGGCGCAATATCAGCAGGTAATACCGCGATTGTTAAAGTTAGCGAGTTCGCACCTCATACAGAAAACATCCTTGAAATAATCCTTGGGGAGGCTTTTGAAAAGTCATATGTTACCCTAGTGAAGGGCGATTACCGAGTCAATCAACAACTTGTTAGTATGAAGTTTGATCACATCTTCTTTACTGGTTCAACGCATGTTGGGAAACTAATCTACCAAGAAGCCGCTAAAAACCTAGTCCCTGTTACGCTTGAATTAGGGGGTAAGAGTCCAACTATCGTCTGCAAAGACTCAGATATCCAAGAGGCCGCTACAAGAATCGCATTCGGCAAATTCACAAATGCAGGTCAAACTTGTATCGCACCGGATTATATCTATGTGGATAAGCATATTGAACAACCATTCGTTGAAGCTTTAAAAATGGCCATAAGAAAAATGTATCCAAATGAAGCAGATTTCACAAATGTAATTCCAAGACATGTTAAAAGAGTGAGTAGCCTAATTGATAAAGAAAAAGTGACTTTCCAACCTCATTTTGAATCAAAAATAGCTCCAACTATTATCCAAAATGTAACTTGGCAAGATGACGTGATGCAAGAAGAGATATTTGGACCTATCTTACCTATCTTAACGTTTGATCATATCGATGAAGTCATTGAGGTATTAATAAGCAAAGAGAAGCCTTTGGCTTTATACTTATTCACAAAAGATAAAGCTCTGCAAAAAAAAATTCTTAAAACCCTATCGTTTGGTGGTGGCGCGATTAATGACACATTGATGCATGTAGCCAATCCGTATTTACCGTTTGGTGGCATAGGGTTTAGTGGCATCGGACATTATCATGGGTATTACTCCTTTGAACTCTTTTCAAAGAAAAAAGGCTATATCAAGAAGGGTAAATGGGATTTAGGTATCCAGTATCCGCCTTATTCTTCTTTCAAGAAACGTCTAATCAAGTTTTTTCTTAAATAG
- a CDS encoding HlyC/CorC family transporter: MDSDSIYLIIILFSIVLSGVFSATETAFSSLNRIRMKNLAEKGNKKAKLVIKLSERYDVLLSTILIGNNIVNILAASMGTLFFAGFLGQEVGATVSTVVLTIVILIFAEVSPKTIAKESPEKFALWIAPFINVLLKVFTPFNYFFTHWKKLLSKIFKSSDDRSITEEELLTIVDEAEEAGGINKDEGTLIRSAIEFTELEAADILTPRTDVTFIPSDLDKEKIAKVFAETGYSRLPVYEGTIDHITGIIHHKDFHNYIYSTDALVSEYIKPALYITKSMKIDVLLRELQRKKIHIAVVLDEFGGTVGIVTMEDILEELVGEIWDEHDEVIHEIERIGEHEFLVSGHANVEKFFELINYKHEVDVFTVSGWIVETLGHLPRKGESFTTDNFEIEIKEIDGKRIQKVLIKDIRTQEITED; this comes from the coding sequence ATGGACAGTGACAGTATATACTTAATAATTATCTTATTTTCGATAGTTCTTTCTGGGGTTTTCTCAGCTACTGAGACCGCTTTTTCATCGCTCAATAGAATTAGAATGAAAAATCTTGCAGAAAAAGGAAATAAGAAAGCGAAACTCGTAATCAAACTATCGGAACGTTACGATGTGTTACTTTCTACGATTTTAATTGGAAATAACATTGTAAATATTTTAGCAGCCTCAATGGGAACATTGTTTTTCGCTGGGTTTCTTGGTCAAGAAGTTGGTGCAACCGTTTCGACAGTTGTTCTAACAATCGTAATCTTGATTTTCGCTGAAGTTTCACCTAAGACCATTGCCAAGGAGTCACCTGAAAAATTTGCTTTATGGATTGCACCGTTTATCAATGTTTTGTTAAAGGTATTTACGCCATTTAATTACTTTTTCACCCATTGGAAAAAACTCTTATCCAAGATTTTTAAATCAAGTGATGATAGAAGCATCACTGAAGAAGAATTATTAACGATTGTGGATGAAGCTGAAGAAGCTGGCGGAATCAATAAAGATGAAGGCACATTAATCCGTAGTGCAATCGAGTTTACTGAACTTGAAGCAGCCGATATTTTAACTCCTCGTACAGATGTGACGTTTATTCCATCTGATTTAGATAAAGAGAAGATAGCGAAAGTTTTTGCAGAAACAGGGTATTCGAGATTACCAGTTTATGAAGGTACAATCGACCATATCACTGGGATTATTCACCATAAAGACTTCCATAACTATATCTATAGTACAGACGCGTTAGTAAGTGAATACATCAAACCTGCTCTATACATCACAAAATCCATGAAGATTGATGTATTACTTCGTGAACTACAACGTAAGAAGATACACATCGCTGTTGTCCTTGACGAGTTTGGTGGTACCGTAGGGATCGTAACCATGGAAGACATATTAGAAGAGTTAGTTGGAGAGATTTGGGATGAACATGATGAGGTCATTCATGAAATCGAAAGAATCGGTGAACATGAGTTCTTAGTATCTGGTCATGCTAATGTAGAGAAATTCTTCGAACTCATTAACTATAAGCACGAAGTCGATGTATTTACAGTTTCTGGGTGGATTGTTGAAACACTTGGACATCTACCAAGAAAAGGGGAATCCTTCACCACTGACAACTTTGAAATAGAAATCAAAGAAATAGATGGGAAACGTATCCAAAAAGTTCTCATTAAGGACATTCGAACTCAAGAGATAACAGAAGACTAG
- a CDS encoding ATP-dependent DNA helicase yields MIKVSVTEMVNYVYMHGDLSSQTFQNNRQLEGIKAHQLIQKNYGSDKQKEVVITFLDTFKGNPFLIEGRMDGLMSLTSIEEIKSTMSLDFLFEPEITHLAQLKLYAYMYIINENLDSIDGVLTYISIVDYKTKAFYYTFTKEDLKKFYDHTKEVFLGWLLMIEEKETLFFNSLACITFPFPNYRKGQRAFMKGVFHTVNQKDLLYAVAPTGIGKTLASLFSTLKTLKDPNEKIFYLTAKTEAKQVAYEATKLLEANGLKAKTLILTSKDAICFLPVRNCDPVACPFSKGFFDRLTDALKDIYEHESIFDRETIESYAKKHMVCPFEFSLEVSNISNIIICDYNYAFDPRARLIRYFEDDKYNPILLIDEAHNLVSRSKEMYSASLNKSDLINLRKYTRKIKPSVTNSVNKLINHFENYEAIGFSEYDKPSKDLTDLISNLLRKMQKSMDSISKDSRKSLIMDEYFKLLQFEKIYELYGVNYKTNVVTSDTDTTITLRCLDASKFLKETFKDKAHGSVLFSATLMPLEYYKTLLSNDLGEHIMIENPFDKERLKVINYPIDTRYQNRIYTVKEILKMVDTLTASKKGNYICFLPSYQYLDLVTKEIEADRDYKYYIQTKSDQSNKADILDEFTQIKPYSQVAFFVLGGMFSEGIDYVGDMLNGVIVVGVGLPAFNSETEQQKAYYEETFNKGFDYAYTYPGLNKVIQAVGRVIRRDSDYGVAILMDDRYQSYRYTKLIPKHWKPIETHYDFLRVKESLDGFWKKIES; encoded by the coding sequence ATGATTAAAGTCAGTGTGACAGAAATGGTGAACTATGTCTATATGCATGGTGACCTGTCCAGTCAAACATTTCAAAATAATCGCCAACTAGAAGGCATTAAAGCCCATCAACTCATTCAAAAAAATTATGGTTCGGATAAACAAAAAGAAGTGGTAATCACCTTTCTAGATACCTTTAAAGGCAATCCTTTTTTAATTGAAGGACGAATGGATGGATTAATGAGTTTGACCTCTATTGAGGAAATCAAGTCGACCATGTCTCTTGATTTCCTTTTTGAACCTGAAATAACGCATTTAGCTCAATTAAAACTATATGCCTATATGTACATAATTAATGAAAACCTCGATTCTATTGATGGCGTACTGACTTATATTTCCATTGTAGATTACAAAACAAAAGCTTTTTATTATACATTTACCAAAGAAGACTTAAAAAAGTTTTACGATCATACAAAAGAAGTATTTTTAGGGTGGCTATTAATGATTGAAGAGAAAGAGACGTTATTTTTCAACAGCTTGGCTTGCATTACCTTTCCTTTTCCAAATTATCGTAAAGGTCAAAGGGCCTTTATGAAGGGGGTATTTCATACCGTTAACCAGAAAGATTTACTTTATGCCGTAGCACCTACAGGCATTGGTAAAACATTGGCAAGCCTTTTTTCTACCCTTAAAACCCTTAAAGACCCTAATGAAAAAATCTTCTACTTAACGGCAAAGACCGAAGCCAAACAAGTGGCATATGAAGCAACTAAACTTTTGGAGGCTAATGGATTAAAGGCAAAAACCCTTATTCTAACCTCTAAAGACGCGATTTGTTTTTTACCTGTTAGAAACTGTGATCCCGTGGCATGTCCTTTCTCAAAAGGATTCTTTGACAGGTTAACAGATGCGTTAAAAGACATTTATGAACATGAAAGCATCTTTGATAGAGAGACAATTGAATCCTATGCCAAAAAACATATGGTTTGTCCATTTGAGTTCTCACTAGAGGTTTCAAATATCTCTAATATCATTATTTGTGACTACAATTATGCCTTTGACCCAAGGGCTAGACTCATTAGGTATTTTGAAGACGATAAGTACAATCCAATCTTATTGATTGATGAAGCTCATAATTTAGTATCTCGTTCAAAAGAAATGTATTCAGCCTCTCTTAATAAATCAGACCTGATTAACCTTAGAAAATATACCAGAAAGATTAAACCTTCTGTAACAAACTCTGTTAACAAGCTGATTAATCATTTCGAAAATTATGAAGCAATAGGCTTTTCTGAATATGATAAACCAAGTAAGGATTTAACAGATTTAATTAGTAATCTTTTGCGTAAAATGCAAAAATCGATGGATTCTATCTCCAAAGATAGTAGAAAATCCTTAATCATGGATGAATATTTTAAACTCTTACAGTTTGAAAAAATCTATGAACTTTACGGAGTTAACTACAAAACGAATGTTGTGACTTCGGATACCGATACCACCATTACGTTGAGGTGCCTGGATGCCAGTAAGTTCTTAAAAGAAACTTTTAAAGATAAAGCTCATGGCTCTGTCTTATTTTCTGCCACCTTAATGCCACTAGAATACTATAAAACTTTACTATCTAATGACCTTGGTGAACACATTATGATCGAGAATCCTTTTGATAAAGAAAGGCTCAAAGTCATTAATTATCCGATTGATACCAGATATCAAAACAGAATTTATACGGTAAAAGAAATACTAAAGATGGTGGATACCTTAACAGCCTCTAAAAAAGGCAACTACATTTGTTTCTTGCCATCTTATCAATATCTAGACCTTGTCACAAAAGAAATAGAAGCAGATAGAGATTATAAGTATTACATTCAAACAAAATCGGATCAATCTAATAAAGCTGACATCCTTGATGAGTTTACACAAATCAAACCATATTCTCAAGTAGCCTTTTTTGTCTTAGGAGGCATGTTTTCAGAAGGCATTGATTATGTAGGGGATATGCTCAATGGTGTTATCGTTGTTGGAGTAGGATTGCCAGCATTTAACAGTGAGACTGAACAACAAAAAGCCTACTATGAGGAAACCTTTAACAAGGGGTTTGATTATGCCTATACTTATCCTGGGCTGAATAAAGTCATTCAAGCTGTAGGAAGGGTCATTCGTAGAGATTCAGACTATGGGGTTGCGATTCTGATGGATGATCGTTACCAAAGTTATCGATATACGAAACTCATTCCTAAACATTGGAAACCGATAGAGACGCATTATGATTTTTTGAGAGTTAAAGAATCTTTAGATGGTTTCTGGAAAAAAATCGAATCTTAA
- a CDS encoding NUDIX hydrolase, giving the protein MPETTLCYIKKGDYYLMMHRILKPNDYNHNKWIGVGGKIENETVKECLYREVLEETGLVLRNETFFGHVFFHDDNYYEHMYLYVSEDYEGTVIESSEGVLDYIHKDDILNLELWEGDILFLKKILANEPFTRLDLFYEKGHLIRSEFKDTL; this is encoded by the coding sequence ATGCCTGAAACTACTCTATGTTATATAAAAAAAGGCGATTATTACTTGATGATGCACCGAATCTTAAAACCCAATGACTATAACCATAATAAGTGGATAGGGGTTGGCGGGAAAATCGAAAACGAAACGGTAAAAGAATGTCTATACCGCGAGGTATTAGAAGAAACAGGGTTAGTACTTAGAAATGAAACCTTCTTCGGACATGTTTTCTTCCATGATGATAATTATTATGAACACATGTATTTGTATGTATCAGAGGATTATGAAGGTACAGTAATCGAATCTTCTGAAGGGGTTTTGGATTATATCCATAAAGATGACATCCTAAATTTAGAACTATGGGAAGGCGATATCCTGTTTCTCAAAAAGATTCTTGCCAATGAACCCTTTACTAGACTCGATTTATTCTATGAAAAAGGCCACTTAATTAGATCAGAATTCAAAGACACTTTGTAG
- a CDS encoding cupin domain-containing protein has translation MVNHEKNSEVIVMNSPLVKNATMKALVGPNEGWDSHVLRVLTLDVNGYSPLHKHPWPHINYVLEGEGEIEIDGVITKVFEGSYAFIEGNKLHQFRNTGNTPFKFICIVPKEGHII, from the coding sequence ATGGTAAATCATGAAAAAAATAGCGAAGTGATTGTTATGAATAGTCCCTTGGTCAAAAACGCAACGATGAAGGCACTTGTCGGTCCTAATGAAGGTTGGGATTCACATGTCCTTAGAGTCTTGACTTTGGATGTCAATGGTTATAGCCCATTACACAAACACCCTTGGCCACACATCAATTATGTCTTAGAGGGTGAAGGCGAAATCGAGATAGATGGCGTCATTACTAAGGTTTTTGAAGGTTCTTATGCCTTTATTGAAGGCAATAAACTTCATCAATTTAGAAACACAGGAAATACCCCATTTAAATTCATTTGCATCGTTCCTAAAGAAGGACACATTATTTAA
- a CDS encoding NAD(P)/FAD-dependent oxidoreductase has translation MIKDVIIVGGGPAGLMAANQLKGTDFLLLEKNEQVGKKLMLTGGKRCNITNVLSKEAFMASLNSKKSKFLYKALTQFGREDIIGFFRDRALNLKLEQDFKFFPETEKSRDVLNSLLRDIEPGRILYNQAVREIQKEDYYVIKTKTDTYYAKNVILCVGSNAYPSTGSSGDILKLLEPFNVGFKQFSPAEAPIYLKNNEVYKDLQGISLSTELKMSTRKQTFKGDVIFTHFGLSGPLILHISELIYEDLAKGPVSLSFSLTTLDFDKVLNETVAKNSSVLALLESLVQKRLAKYVLDALQIENVSLKELSSKKLNAIKDRILKFTVEVSHVEVKEKSFVNAGGILLEEIDPNTMALKNHDGLYIAGESMDLAGPIGGFNITIALSTGHLAGQSVKQKLKGA, from the coding sequence TTGATTAAAGATGTCATCATCGTTGGTGGTGGACCAGCTGGTCTTATGGCTGCAAACCAGTTAAAAGGAACCGATTTCCTTCTATTAGAAAAAAATGAACAAGTAGGTAAGAAATTAATGCTTACAGGTGGTAAGCGTTGTAATATAACCAATGTATTATCAAAAGAAGCTTTTATGGCCTCATTAAACAGTAAGAAAAGTAAGTTTTTATATAAGGCATTAACCCAATTTGGTCGGGAAGATATTATAGGTTTTTTCAGGGATAGGGCACTAAATCTTAAACTTGAACAAGACTTCAAGTTCTTTCCTGAAACTGAAAAAAGTAGAGATGTCTTAAATAGTTTATTAAGAGATATAGAACCAGGTAGAATTCTTTATAATCAAGCAGTTAGAGAGATTCAAAAAGAAGACTATTATGTCATTAAAACAAAGACAGACACTTATTATGCAAAAAATGTCATCTTATGTGTAGGATCGAACGCTTACCCTTCAACGGGTTCGAGTGGTGACATCCTTAAATTGTTAGAACCTTTTAATGTTGGATTCAAGCAGTTTTCTCCAGCAGAGGCACCTATCTATTTGAAGAATAATGAAGTCTATAAAGACCTTCAAGGCATTTCATTATCAACTGAACTGAAGATGAGTACACGTAAACAGACGTTTAAAGGCGATGTCATCTTTACCCATTTTGGGTTGTCTGGGCCACTGATTTTACACATATCTGAGCTGATTTATGAAGATTTAGCTAAAGGGCCAGTCAGTTTAAGTTTTAGTTTGACTACTTTAGACTTTGATAAAGTTCTTAATGAAACAGTGGCTAAGAACTCATCAGTACTAGCTTTATTGGAATCCTTAGTCCAAAAACGATTAGCTAAGTATGTCCTAGATGCACTTCAAATCGAAAATGTCAGTTTGAAGGAACTATCAAGTAAGAAACTAAATGCAATTAAAGATAGGATTCTTAAGTTTACAGTAGAGGTATCCCATGTTGAGGTAAAAGAGAAATCTTTTGTTAATGCAGGCGGTATTCTTCTAGAAGAAATAGACCCAAATACCATGGCATTAAAAAACCATGATGGATTATATATTGCAGGTGAATCCATGGATTTAGCTGGTCCAATTGGAGGATTTAACATTACCATCGCACTATCTACAGGTCATTTAGCCGGACAGTCTGTTAAACAAAAACTAAAGGGAGCTTAA
- a CDS encoding RluA family pseudouridine synthase, with translation MSILSFMIPEGYQGTIQSFLIHTKIKSSYVNELIFGKKIMINQEIIRKDVPIKSNDFVQIDFSFMKEPTIHLIDKTIDIIYEDAFFCAVYKPIGLLVYDDSNKKDNLTSRVNAHYQKHDHPFSVLPAHRIDVDTSGIVLFGKNPLSISFLSNLFESKDIEKTYLAIVEGLVVKDGFIKKRIALDRHSNKMRISETGKDAYTSYKVLKKMENETYLKIMIAGGRKHQIRVHLSSIGHPIKGDILYGSKDERLYLHFYQTKFRDLYGNVVTIQTDIPFYENVLL, from the coding sequence ATGAGTATTTTATCGTTTATGATACCGGAAGGCTATCAAGGGACAATTCAATCGTTTCTAATCCATACCAAAATCAAAAGTTCATACGTAAATGAACTTATTTTTGGTAAGAAAATAATGATAAACCAAGAAATCATCAGAAAAGATGTACCCATTAAGTCCAATGATTTTGTCCAAATCGATTTTAGTTTTATGAAAGAACCTACTATTCATCTTATTGATAAAACCATTGATATCATTTATGAAGATGCGTTTTTCTGCGCAGTATACAAACCTATTGGTCTTTTGGTTTATGATGATTCAAATAAAAAAGACAATCTAACCAGTCGTGTAAATGCTCATTATCAAAAGCATGATCATCCTTTTAGTGTTTTGCCAGCACATAGGATTGATGTCGATACATCAGGGATTGTTTTATTTGGCAAAAACCCATTAAGTATTAGTTTCTTATCCAATCTATTTGAGTCGAAAGACATTGAGAAAACCTATTTAGCTATCGTAGAAGGGCTTGTTGTTAAAGATGGATTTATTAAGAAAAGAATTGCTCTAGATAGACACTCCAACAAAATGCGTATCTCAGAAACAGGCAAAGATGCTTATACCTCTTACAAAGTTTTGAAAAAAATGGAGAATGAGACCTATTTAAAGATTATGATTGCCGGTGGTAGAAAACATCAAATAAGGGTACACCTTTCAAGTATCGGACACCCTATAAAAGGCGATATTTTATATGGTTCTAAAGATGAAAGACTTTATTTACACTTCTATCAAACTAAGTTTAGAGACCTTTACGGGAATGTTGTAACGATACAAACTGACATTCCATTTTATGAGAATGTTTTACTTTGA
- a CDS encoding pseudouridine synthase — protein sequence MYAKRISEIHNGQDVTITHEKTKGISINKYLADAEIASRRGAETLIKDGRVKIDQVVAKLGDRVLEHQVVTLDNKEITPVTTKVYYILNKPKGIVCTTEPLDGNIVDYMNVEEKIFPVGRLDKDSTGLILLTNDGDIVNKILRNEFGHEKEYVVTTDKPLTESFLNYMRNGVVIYNQKRNTYQQTLPCEIKKLSDNSFSIILKEGMNRQIRRMTQALGYQVESLTRIRVMNFTLDGIQEGYYRHLTQAELLDLKKQLVEVK from the coding sequence ATGTACGCAAAAAGAATATCTGAAATCCATAATGGCCAGGATGTAACAATAACTCATGAAAAAACGAAAGGCATTAGTATTAATAAATACTTAGCAGATGCTGAAATTGCTTCAAGAAGAGGCGCAGAGACGCTCATTAAAGATGGCAGAGTCAAAATTGATCAAGTGGTAGCAAAACTGGGTGACCGTGTGCTCGAACATCAAGTTGTTACACTGGATAATAAAGAAATTACCCCAGTTACCACGAAGGTGTATTATATTCTAAATAAACCAAAGGGAATTGTTTGTACCACAGAACCTTTAGACGGTAACATCGTAGATTACATGAATGTAGAAGAAAAAATCTTCCCAGTAGGAAGACTAGATAAAGATTCCACAGGATTAATCCTACTTACCAATGATGGTGATATCGTGAATAAAATCCTTAGAAATGAATTTGGACATGAGAAAGAATATGTTGTAACAACCGATAAACCGCTCACTGAATCATTTTTAAACTATATGAGAAACGGTGTCGTTATCTATAATCAAAAACGCAATACTTACCAACAAACCTTGCCTTGTGAAATCAAGAAACTTTCAGACAATTCCTTCTCAATAATTTTAAAAGAAGGGATGAATCGTCAGATTAGACGAATGACTCAAGCGCTTGGATACCAAGTGGAATCTCTAACACGTATTAGAGTCATGAACTTCACTTTAGATGGTATCCAAGAAGGATACTACAGACATCTAACTCAAGCAGAACTGTTAGACTTAAAAAAACAATTAGTCGAAGTAAAATAA
- a CDS encoding winged helix family transcriptional regulator, protein MGNVLIISERAKRLSELVSEIEITGFQVLVKRYSVFDSKMPSGFNYDFVIYDLSSDFSEDLYRLRVLVSNALVPVYACGKSLSDAEECEIYKAGVCGVIRTATNPKVTALRINAITELLIKTSRVSNRIVIGPVEIDLNNRLIIKEGEKIKLTNAESKILRILIKNANTVVDKDSVIQHAWNDDESATDNALGIHITRLRQKVEYDPNSPVIDTIWGIGYRFNKPILD, encoded by the coding sequence ATGGGAAATGTGCTGATCATTTCTGAGAGGGCGAAAAGACTCTCAGAGTTAGTTTCTGAGATAGAAATAACCGGATTTCAGGTACTCGTAAAACGGTATTCTGTGTTTGATTCAAAGATGCCTAGCGGTTTTAATTATGATTTCGTTATTTACGATTTGTCATCCGATTTTTCAGAGGACTTATACCGTCTTCGAGTTTTAGTGAGTAATGCGCTGGTTCCTGTGTATGCTTGTGGTAAAAGCTTATCAGATGCTGAAGAGTGTGAAATATACAAAGCTGGGGTTTGTGGGGTCATTAGAACCGCGACCAACCCTAAAGTGACCGCTTTAAGGATTAATGCAATCACTGAGTTGTTAATCAAAACCAGCAGAGTCAGTAATCGAATTGTAATTGGTCCTGTTGAAATCGACTTAAACAATAGGTTAATTATCAAAGAGGGAGAAAAGATTAAACTTACCAATGCAGAATCAAAAATCTTACGTATATTGATTAAGAATGCAAATACAGTTGTCGATAAAGATTCTGTTATTCAACACGCATGGAATGACGATGAGTCTGCAACCGATAATGCGCTTGGTATACATATAACGCGTCTTAGACAAAAAGTTGAGTACGACCCAAATTCACCCGTGATTGACACAATCTGGGGGATAGGATATCGATTCAACAAGCCCATACTAGATTAA
- a CDS encoding aldo/keto reductase, which yields MKKRRLGKTNVFVSEIALGTWQLGNAWGKPFNIDLANETLCASIDTGINCIDTADVYSGGVAEKTIGSFFINKEKPYIITKIGRRSNPHDAKSYTKDTLLGYVNDSRANLRQDQLDLVLLHCPPSSVYEDKAVFDALESFKQEGLIRNYGVSIETLEEGFKALEYEGVAAIEVIFNMFRLKPLERFFEEAKKKDVGIIVRVPLASGLLTGKFDNQKKFEEKDHRFYNREGKSFDKGETFSGVDYELGLRAVEELKKVFNTNDLTLFALKYILMFDEVSVVIPGASKPEQVYKNVRASDLKPLSIEEMDEVKRIYDKYIKPSVHHLW from the coding sequence ATGAAGAAAAGAAGATTGGGTAAAACAAATGTATTCGTGTCAGAAATTGCCTTAGGAACTTGGCAACTAGGGAATGCGTGGGGCAAACCATTTAATATTGATCTTGCAAACGAGACTCTATGTGCATCCATTGATACTGGAATTAACTGTATTGATACAGCAGATGTCTATTCAGGAGGGGTTGCTGAAAAAACCATCGGGAGTTTCTTCATCAACAAAGAAAAACCTTACATTATTACAAAAATAGGGCGACGATCTAATCCTCATGATGCTAAATCTTATACCAAAGATACACTATTAGGGTATGTTAACGACTCTAGAGCGAATTTAAGACAAGACCAATTGGATTTGGTTTTACTTCACTGTCCACCTTCAAGTGTCTATGAGGATAAAGCAGTATTTGATGCTTTAGAATCCTTTAAACAAGAAGGGTTAATTCGTAATTATGGGGTTTCTATTGAAACGCTAGAAGAAGGGTTTAAAGCACTCGAATATGAAGGGGTTGCTGCTATTGAAGTCATCTTTAATATGTTTCGTCTTAAGCCTCTCGAACGTTTCTTTGAGGAAGCTAAGAAGAAAGATGTTGGAATTATCGTTAGAGTTCCTCTAGCAAGTGGTCTTTTAACAGGTAAATTTGATAACCAAAAGAAATTTGAGGAGAAAGACCACCGTTTTTATAACCGTGAGGGTAAATCCTTTGATAAGGGTGAGACATTCTCCGGTGTGGATTATGAGTTAGGGTTAAGGGCTGTAGAAGAACTAAAGAAAGTCTTCAATACAAATGACTTAACGTTATTTGCCCTTAAGTATATTCTCATGTTTGATGAAGTCTCTGTCGTAATTCCTGGGGCATCCAAACCTGAGCAAGTATACAAAAATGTTAGAGCAAGCGATTTGAAGCCTTTATCTATTGAAGAAATGGATGAGGTTAAACGCATCTACGATAAGTATATCAAACCATCAGTTCATCATTTATGGTAA